In Sulfurihydrogenibium subterraneum DSM 15120, a single window of DNA contains:
- the mrdA gene encoding penicillin-binding protein 2, protein MKFNRFYFLITVIFLVYLILVGRLFYLQIIKGQYYAEISNRNYIKIFESNPPRGKIYDRNGVLLAYDVPTFDLIAFPYIVKENYKIEDLKVILKNLFEIDLDEKNQNIIKKNLLPKITLKKNLNQKDVENFYNYSYMLKGFYLEVVPKRVYTPEANYLPHIIGYVGYPTKEEVEKNPDITLSTLVGKSGIEKIYDHILRGKAGQKAVLVDAFGRQKKILWEKDPQKGNDIYLSIDIRLQKIIYETFKSSGHKSGAVVIVDPNSYQILAALSYPTYDLQKFYEGLKLEEWQALTGDKYTPLVDKVFSGRYPPGSIYKPLVSIAALEEGVITPETRILSGSEFSIGKYKYRNWNKAGCGYINVAQALEMSCDTFYYQVGLKLGVDDIYKYTKLFGIGEKLNPEIEKKVAIVPNREWKKKVLKQPWFHGDTVNLSIGQGYLSITPFDATKIVVPIVNGGKVLKPQIIKGYYDNKKQMFVSLNPEVIRVIKMKKWNLDTVRYGMYLVVYGPQGTAKALKSVPVKNAGKTGTAQVYTYLTRQKKHSKWDLRDHAWFISFAPYEDPKLAGVVFVEHGESGGGVAAPLMANILKRAFKEGVVDVK, encoded by the coding sequence ATGAAGTTTAATAGATTTTATTTTTTAATAACTGTTATATTTTTAGTTTATTTAATTCTTGTTGGAAGACTTTTTTATCTTCAGATAATAAAGGGACAATATTATGCAGAGATATCTAATAGAAACTATATCAAGATATTTGAGTCAAACCCTCCCCGTGGAAAGATATACGACAGAAACGGTGTTTTACTTGCTTACGATGTCCCAACTTTTGATTTAATAGCTTTTCCTTATATTGTTAAAGAAAACTATAAGATTGAAGATTTAAAAGTTATTTTAAAAAATCTCTTTGAAATAGATTTAGATGAGAAAAATCAAAATATTATAAAGAAAAATCTACTTCCGAAGATAACTTTGAAAAAAAATTTAAATCAAAAAGATGTTGAGAATTTTTATAATTATAGCTACATGCTTAAAGGTTTTTATCTTGAAGTTGTTCCAAAAAGGGTATACACTCCTGAAGCAAACTACTTACCTCATATAATCGGATACGTTGGATACCCAACAAAAGAAGAGGTAGAAAAAAATCCTGATATAACTTTAAGCACACTTGTAGGAAAAAGTGGAATAGAGAAAATTTATGACCATATTTTAAGAGGAAAAGCAGGACAAAAAGCGGTTTTAGTTGATGCATTTGGTAGACAAAAGAAAATCCTCTGGGAAAAAGACCCTCAAAAAGGAAATGATATTTATTTAAGTATAGATATAAGACTTCAAAAGATTATATACGAAACATTTAAATCATCTGGACATAAATCTGGAGCTGTCGTTATTGTAGACCCAAACAGTTATCAAATTTTAGCAGCTCTTAGCTATCCTACTTACGATTTACAAAAATTTTATGAAGGATTAAAATTAGAAGAATGGCAGGCTTTAACTGGGGATAAATACACTCCTTTAGTTGATAAAGTATTTAGTGGAAGGTATCCTCCAGGTTCTATATATAAGCCTTTAGTAAGTATAGCGGCATTAGAAGAAGGTGTAATAACTCCTGAAACAAGAATACTAAGCGGTTCAGAATTTAGCATAGGAAAGTACAAATATAGAAACTGGAATAAAGCAGGATGTGGTTATATAAACGTAGCTCAAGCATTAGAGATGTCGTGCGATACTTTTTATTATCAAGTAGGTTTAAAATTAGGTGTTGATGATATTTATAAATATACTAAACTATTTGGTATAGGAGAAAAGTTAAATCCTGAGATTGAGAAAAAAGTGGCAATCGTTCCAAATAGAGAGTGGAAAAAGAAAGTTTTAAAACAGCCATGGTTTCATGGAGATACTGTTAACTTGAGCATAGGGCAAGGTTATCTCTCTATAACTCCTTTTGATGCTACTAAAATAGTAGTACCAATAGTAAATGGTGGAAAAGTGTTAAAACCACAGATAATAAAAGGATATTATGATAATAAAAAACAGATGTTTGTATCTCTAAATCCAGAAGTTATAAGAGTTATAAAGATGAAAAAATGGAATTTAGATACAGTAAGGTATGGTATGTACCTTGTGGTTTATGGACCTCAAGGCACCGCTAAAGCTTTAAAATCGGTTCCAGTAAAGAATGCTGGGAAAACAGGTACAGCTCAGGTTTATACTTATCTTACACGGCAGAAGAAACATAGTAAATGGGATCTAAGAGACCATGCTTGGTTTATAAGCTTTGCACCTTATGAAGACCCTAAATTGGCAGGAGTAGTGTTTGTAGAGCATGGAGAAAGTGGTGGTGGAGTTGCAGCTCCTTTAATGGCAAATATACTAAAAAGAGCTTTTAAAGAGGGAGTAGTAGATGTTAAATGA
- the mreC gene encoding rod shape-determining protein MreC has protein sequence MIKDVKKLFLKTLIFFILISITIIIIFSSFFKKTSIDLIGLPNNVIVNVMEAFKSFSTYLKDKKSMEEENKSLKKQTEFLKLENQKLSYLKTENDELRNLLELKNFYGFKKTFVAKVVGFSPDNWVNSFIIDLGRNEGIKEGDIVVNRGYLIGIVKLVGDRYSQVMSVNDKNFKITVRTRKTGEICFYNGLDYKRGILKYVRPEQDIRLSDIVETTVVNSGSPEGIPVGIVRKISTKEGEFFRDVEVETFYYPYNLNYVLVVQR, from the coding sequence TTGATTAAAGATGTTAAAAAACTTTTCTTAAAGACTTTAATATTCTTTATACTTATATCTATAACGATAATAATCATTTTTTCCTCTTTTTTTAAAAAAACGTCTATAGACCTAATCGGTTTACCTAACAATGTTATTGTTAATGTAATGGAAGCTTTTAAAAGTTTTTCAACATACCTTAAAGACAAAAAGAGTATGGAAGAAGAAAATAAAAGTTTAAAAAAACAGACAGAGTTCTTAAAGTTAGAAAATCAAAAACTATCTTATTTAAAAACAGAAAATGATGAGCTGAGGAATCTTTTAGAATTAAAAAATTTTTACGGTTTTAAAAAGACATTTGTCGCAAAAGTAGTAGGTTTTTCTCCTGACAACTGGGTTAATAGCTTTATTATTGATTTAGGGAGAAATGAGGGTATAAAAGAAGGAGATATTGTTGTTAATCGAGGATACCTTATAGGTATTGTAAAGTTGGTAGGAGATAGATATTCACAAGTAATGTCTGTTAATGATAAAAATTTTAAAATAACAGTTAGAACACGGAAAACTGGAGAGATTTGTTTTTACAATGGTTTAGATTATAAAAGAGGAATATTAAAGTATGTTCGTCCTGAGCAAGATATAAGACTTTCGGATATAGTCGAAACAACAGTTGTAAATTCTGGTAGTCCAGAAGGTATTCCAGTGGGGATTGTTAGGAAAATATCTACAAAAGAAGGTGAGTTTTTTAGGGATGTGGAGGTGGAAACGTTTTACTATCCTTATAACTTAAACTATGTTTTGGTAGTTCAAAGATGA